TGACAATTCTTACAAGCATCTAGTTTATTATTACCGCTAAATACTGCACCACCAATAAAAAAAGAAATAACAGCAATAAATATTTTTGATTTACAGATGCTTCTAAACTTTTCCAATATCATCACTTCCTTATGTAAATGTTATCATTTTACATAATATATGCAAATTATACTAATATATATAAAATATTAATCATAATTTAACCTATTTTGCAGATATATTGGAAAAGCATAGACATGGATATTATCTCTTCTAACTTATTATGCATTACTTCTATCTTGTAAACTACAGATAATTATATGTCCATAAGTACATATAATAAACTATTTTATTACTCCAAATTGTTTAACTTTTTCTAATAAAGTTGGTTGAATCAAAGGATATGTTAAATTTGATGGTATGGAATCAAAAAGTTTAATCTTTTCAATTTCATAATCTGGAAGATTCCCAAAACAATATACATCTGCATAATATAATTGACCATATGATTTGTCATTCTCTCTATCAACAGAATATATACATATAGGATATAAATCGAATTTTTTAGCTCCTGTTTCTTCATATAATTCTCTTTTAGCTGCTGTATCAATATTTTCATTTGTTTCTTTATGTCCTCCGGGAATTTCCCATGTATTACGTTTCTTATGCTTGACATAGATCCACTTTTTATTGTACCTACATGCAATTACCGCAAAATCTAGCTTATTATCATCTATTGTATTTAATTCGTAAAAACTTAATTTTAACAATACATTACACCTCTTTGATTATCATCTCACTTAAATATGCATATATGTAAAACATATACACATAATATTATATAAGCAATATCTCATTACTTCAAATTTATTATTATATATATCCTCTGTTTATATAAAGGAATAATTAATGACTTTCGGTTCTTATATATAAATTTTCTTATTGCATTTTTAAAACATAAAAAATAGCACATGTAAATTAGATTATCTCTAATAAACATGTGCTTATTCCATTCTCGTTATCTTTTCTTATTATCTACTTTATTCATGTGTATTAAGAGAGCTAATCTATAATTCATATTTCATATACACATAATCAGATTTACTATCCTTAAATCCCATCTTCTTATAAAGTTCATATCCTTCATCTGTTGATTCTAGTTCAACATAATCTAAATTCTTCTCTTTAGAAAATTCTAATAACATACTGATAAGTTTAGAAGCTATCCCTTGTTTTCTATATTCCTTTTTTGTATATACATTAAGTACTTCTCCTACCCTTCCGTTAATAAAATGAGGATTAGAGGGCTTAGTAATAATATTCAACATAACAATTGAAACTATACGTTCATTATCTTTAGCAACAAAAACAAATATGCTTTTACCGATATTTTCTGTAAAGTAACCTGGTAATTTCTCTTTCATTGCTTTTATATATTCTGTTTTTATAGCACCTTGATCACTAGCGATATATTCTAATCTCATTTCGATAATTTGTTCTAAATCATCTATTGAAGCTTCTATATAATTCATATTATCCACCTCTACCAATTTCTCTTTTCATTTTTAAAATTGTGATGTTTTTTTACGTTCCTCAACCATATTTACAAACCATTCTACCATTGCCGGATCTTGATGTGAGAAGAAGGCACTTTCTTTTTTATCTAAGTCAGCAATTAAATTCATGTCTTCTTGTGATAATGTAAAATCAAATACATTAAAATTTTCTTTCATACGTTCTATATGGGTAGTCTTTGGAATGACTACTACACCTCTTTGGATATGCCATCTTAAGATGACTTGTGCTACTGATTTTCCATACTTTTCACCAATCTTTGCGAGAACAGGGTTATTAAATATATCTCCTCTTCCTTCACCAAATGGTGCCCATGCTTCTATCTGAATATTATATTTATCCATCCACTGCTTAGCCTCTTCTTGTTGATGCAGAGGGTGTACTTCTACTTGATTTACCATTGGTTTGATTTTAGAAAATGAGGCTATATCAATCATTCTGTCTGGATAGAAATTAGAAATACCTATAGCCTTTACTTTTCCTGCCTCATATAGCTCTTCTAATGCACGATAGGCTCCATATATATCTGCAAATGGTTGATGGAGTAAAAGTAAATCTAGATAGTTTGTTTGAAGTTTTTCCATTGATTCCTTTACGGAAGCCAATGTTTCTTCATAACTGTAATGCTCAATCCAAACCTTAGTTGTTAAAAAAATATCTTCTCTTGGTATTCCTGATTTTACAATGGCATTTCCAACTTGCTCTTCATTAAAGTAGCTTTGTGCCGTATCTATGGAACGATAACCAACTTTTAATGCATCCATCACACATTGCTGACATTCCTCCTTGGATACCTGATATACACCATATCCTAAAATAGGCATCTTTAAACCATTATTTAATGTTATATATTCCATTTTATATTCCTCCATCTCTATATTGATTCTATTTACAAATTTATGCTATAATTTGATTGTAACAATCGGTAGTAACTACCGGTCAAGAATTTTTTTAGGAGGTTTTCCTATGTATTCTATGAAGCAAGCTTGTGAGGCGACAAATCTTACCTATGAAACATTAAAATACTATTGTAATGAAGGTCTTGTGCCAAACGTAAAACGTGATAAAAATAATCATCGTATTTTTGATGATAGTGATATTGCTTGGATTAAAAGTTTAAGCTGCCTTAAAAAATGCAATATGAGCATCAGGGAAATGAAAGAATATCTTGCTCTTTGCCTTCAAGGACAATCTACAATTCCAGAACGTAAAATTATACTAGAAATGAAACGTAAGCAACTTCTTACGGCAATGGATGAGCTACAAAAAAGTATAGATTATATTGACTGGAAACAGGGATTCTATGATGATGTTCTTTCTGGGAAAATAAAATATTATAGTAATTTGATAAAGGTAGATGAATAATGAATTGGAGTTTACTTATTTTTTAAACTATAAGTTTATCTAGAATTGGAAGTTGCTCTATTTCTAGCTTTTTCCCTTTAACTGATTTCATTGTTCTGACTGTAATCTTTGCATCTTCTCTAACTTTACCTATAAGTAAAGGATAATTCTTATCATGGATTTCATAATTTTCTTCAACTTGTTTACCATTGAAATTTGCATAACAATATAAACAATGATGTTATCTGCTATTCTTAATTCGCTTATTAACAGCAATATAAGCGTTAAACCTTGGAATAATGTATTATTTTATAGAGTTACTAGCCTATTTCTGTATAATGAGGCAGTTCTCAAAAAAATAATGCCTCTGAGATATGAAAATAAACAGAGGCAAAATATTTATAATTTGCGATATCAGATTCATTTTCTAATATGTTGTCATATTATGATCTTCAAATGTAGTAGAATTTCATATATAATTTCTTCTAACTTTAGAATCTATTTTGGATAAATTAACAACCGTCAATAGTATTAGTTCTTTATTTCTATCTTTCTTGTGCCTCTACTACCAGTTAAAATATTATGAATAAACGGAATATACTTTATTAAAACTTTACTTACTATTATAGCTAAGATAATTGTTATTGTTGGATATACAAAATATGATATTAAACTGAAAGGAATACTAGTACTAATATTATTTATGCTGTATTGAATAACAAAGTCTAATAGTGGTTCATGGAAACAGAATATAAAGAAGGTATGTGGTGTTAAACTTAGTATTTTATTAGTAAACTTCTCATTCTTCATAAGATGATCTAGTCCGAACCAAACTGAGAAAATACCAATAAGTACACTTAATTTGTAAAGAACTAATATTATTGTAGTATCAGCATCAAGGTTAAAAGTAGCACACATAAATGTTTTTATGATTAGTATAGCAATCCATATTACTGTAGTGGTTATAATTGTGTTTTTTTGTTTATCTTTTAAAATTATATCTTTTTTATTCGTAATAGCAAGATATGCTCCTATTGAGTAAAAGAATATAGCTTCTGTAACAATGGTTACTCCACCTATACCTGGAATACTTTTATCTATAAACCACATAACAAATAATCCAAGTAAATATATTATTCTAGTTGGTTTAAACTTTATTATTAAATAAATTATTGGTGAAATAATAACATATAGCATTAACTGTAACATAAACCAAAATTGAAAATTTGGAGGATTCAAAAATACTTGTAGCAATCCACCAGCTTCCAAATTTAATTTCATATTATCTACAGGCATTATATCTACTCCCCAAAATATAAGACAAATTCCCATACTTATAAGAGACCATAAAATATATGGTATTGCAAGAGATACAAATCTACTTTTTATTTTTGAGAAATATCCGTATGTGGTAAACTTAAATGATAAAAAGAACAAATATCCAGAAATCATAAAGAAAATTGGTACGGCGACTCTGTTTAAGCCATTACATAGAAAATATTCTACGAAAGTCGCAAGGTTTAATCCTTCAGTAATAATTGTTGTTGAAACTAAAAAGTTATCTTGAAAATTGTAGCAATGTAGAAATACAACCATAATGATAGCGATAAAGGAGATGACTTTAATTTTTGAACTTAAATACTTATTCATAATTTCCCTCCTAATAATTTACTATTATTTCATATTCATATAGTAAATTACATTTTTATTTTTTACAATGCTTTAAATACATTTTTGTAAATGATTACAAATAGTTTTGGAACATTTTACTTTGTTAAAAATATTAAAGTAGAGTCTTAGCAAAGACAATTCCTTATATCTATTAAAGATATAAGGAAATCCTAAATAGATAATATATAAAGAGAATTTATGATATTATTATTCTTAAGACTGTATCTTACTTATTAATAGAATTATTCTTTAAACTAGTTACTGGTCCCAATAAATTTACTTTTTTTATTATTCTTGCTAACTTAACAGTATCAATATCTCGCTTATTTTCTATCCACTTTGTAATAATTCCAACTTGAGCACTTGAAATATACTCTAAAATATATTTATCTTCATTAGATAAGTTATTATTGTTTATTCCAAGTATCATTAATATCTTAGATTTTGCAGCTTCTTTAAGTCTTCTAATTAATATATAATTTGGCTTGTCTACAAAAAATAGTGTCATAATTTCTTCATATTTTTTAAAATGATCTGTTATCTCTACTGCTCTCTTTTCAATATCACCAGATAAAATTCCTTCTATTACTCCAAATACATCTTCGATGACTTCCTTAAAGAATCTTCCTTCGATTTGTTCAAGTAAATCATATATATCCTTATAATAATAATAGAAAGTACCTCTATATACTTTTGCTTCCTTTGTTAATTGAGATATAGTTATCTTTTCAATTCTGTTTTCTTTATATAATTTTATAAATGCCTTTTTTATTCTTTCTTTAGTTTCCTCTGAATTTTTATTCATCTCTATACCTCTTTTTCCAACAAATTTGATGAAATTGACTATTTTATTCTAAATTAATATATCTATAATTAATAATATAATACTAGCTAGTTATATTCAAACTACTATTATGAAAGGAACTTTATTTATGAAAAATGAATTCTATATATCTATTAAAGATATAAATAAATCCTATGAAAAAAAGCAAATTTTATTTGATATATCATTAAACATTCCAAAGGGAACTATATATGGGCTTTTAGGCCCTTCTGGATGTGGTAAAACGACTTTAGTAAAAACTATAGCTGGGATATCTAATGCAGACTTTGGTGATATACGTATATTAGGCGAAAAGGTTCCTAATATAAAAGTTTTATCTTATATAGGATATATGGCTCAATCAGCAGCTCTTTATCCAACAATTTCTGCTTATGAAAATCTAAAATTCTTTGGAAGACTTTATAATATAAAAAAGAATGATTTAGAGAAAAGAATATCTTATGTTGCTAATATAGTTAATTTATTTGATCATTTAAGTAAAAAAGTAGATTCTTTTTCTGGTGGTATGAAGCAAAGACTTTCTCTAGCTATTGCTTTATTACCTAATCCAAAGATTCTAATATTAGATGAACCTACCGTTGGTATAGATCCTGTTTTAAGAAAAAGTATTTGGAAGGAATTAAAATTACTTTCTCAATCAGGTGTTACAATATTAATTACTACTCACATTATGGATGAAGCAATAAAGTGTGATTATCTAGCAATGATGAGAGCAGGACATATTATAGCAACAGGTACCCCTAAAGAAATTCAGGAGCAATCTGGAACAACTAATATAGAAGATGCTTTCATTTACTATGGGGAAAATAATAAGACTGTTAAGGGTGGTGATGATAATGAGAATTAGAGCATTAACTTCTAGAATTATAAAACAAATTCTTAATGACAAGAGAACTATCGCCCTTGTTCTTTTAGCACCTCTTCTAATGCTTACTTTAGTATATTATATACTTGATTATGATGGTATTACATATAATATCGGAATAATAAATGCACCAAATGAATTTATTAAGGATCTAGAGGATAATGATAATTATAATGTAGAGGTTATTAACATAGGTAAAGATGAAGCTGAAGATCTTATTAAAGAAGATAAAGTTATTGCTGCAATAGAATTTAGTGATGATTCATCTACAATAAATATTGATATTAATGGTAGTAATGCTTCTGATGCAAAAAAGGTATTGTCTATAATTAAAGGTGGTGGATTATCAAACTTAGAATCAATGGTAAAAGAGAAAAATATAGCATTTATGCAACCAGAATATAAGACAAACTATATATATGGTAATGAGGACTCATCTGAATTTGATAACTTTGGTGCACCACTTATAGGTGTAATTGTGTTCTTCTTCGTTTTTCTTATAGCAGGAATTAATTTTTTAACTGAACGAACATCAGGTACTCTTGAAAAATTGTTGTCAACACCAATTCGTCGTAATGAAATAATTATCGGATATGTATTAGGCTTTAGTATTTTAGCTATTCTACAAACATCATTAATTACATTCTTCGTTGTATATATATTAAAGTTAACTGTGGTAGGTAGCATATGGTATGTATTCTTAATTTGCTTATTAACTGCAATATCAGCGTTAACATTAGGAATTCTTTTATCTACTTTAGCTAATAGTGAATTTCAAATGGTCCAATTTATACCGATAATTATACTTCCTCAAATATTCTTATGTGGATTATTTACATTATCTGAGGGTTGGAACATGGTTGGACACGCGGTGCCTTTATACTATACAACAAATGCATTAACAGAGGTAATGATTAAAGGAAATGGCTTCTCTTCAATATGGCTAGATTGTCTAGTATTAATATTATTCTCAACAGTTTTTATGATATTAAATGCTCAATTATTACGTAAGCAAAGAAGTATATAAAAGTATATCCTTTAGAATTAATAGTAAAGATAAAATTTCTTTATTATTAATTCTAAAGGATCATTAATTTTCAAAGCATATTTCTACGTCTCCATAAGGCATTTTTTTCTTAAAATATTCATGAATTGCACTATCTTCTTCAATATAAATCTTTGTATCATAAAGACCTTCTTCAGTATCCATTATTAACTCCCCTATCTCTTCTATACTAGAGGGAAAATGTATTTCTTTAATATATGAATCTTGAAATGCATTTGAACCAATCTCTTTAACGCCTTCCTCTATATAAATATATTTTGCATTAGTAAAAGCAAAGGCATGGTCATCAATTCTTTCCACTGTTCCTGGTATCGTAACTTTTTTTAGATTAATCCCATGATTATAATCCCCAGATAATGCATTACTATAAATTTCTGTTACATTTGAAGGTATGATGATTTCTTCGTTTTTTCCAACATAAGCGTAAAGTACTCCATTTTCAATACAGAATCCATTTTTATCTTTTATAACCATGGAGCTTTCTTCAGAATCTTTATAATAATTTATACCGTAAAATACTGAAGGTATTAGAATTAACACTAATACGGCTATTAATATTATATAGCGCTTTTTATTAATATATTTTTTCATAAATTATCCTTTCAAGGTAGATTTAATATCACTTCATAGTAAGGTATTCTATTCCTATTTAGTTTTGTTTTCTTATAGACACCTATAAAACTAGCACATGTCCATCTAACTGATACATAATAAGCTCCTAATTAATATAAATAAATTATGTATTTTAAATCTACGATTCATAAAAATAACTAGATGTTTATCATAAAAATTAAGCTTTCGATATCAATTTTCTAAAATTATATTTTGACCTTTTCTTGATTGTGTCTATATTTTTATTATATATTATTGCTTTATATTCATAAATAGCATCATTAAATATAATAGTATATTTCTTATCTATATTATATCTCTACTCTATTAAGTTTTGTTCTACTTTCATCTTCTATATATAAATTGTTCTTATCTGGAACGACATAAAGCTTTTAATTTTCTTTCTTGAATGTTTTACTTTCAACTATATTGAGCTTTATTATTTTAACATTAGAATCTCTATTTAAACGCAAAAAAGATAACTCTCATCATATCAATAGAATTTAATATATTATCTTATATACCGAGAACTGTCCTTAGATAAGAATTTTCTTATCTATACCTTTTAAAATATAAAAAATAGCACACGTCAATTAGATTATCTCTAATAAACGTGTGCTATATCTTAACGAACTAACTTAATGCTAGTCCAATATAGTCAAATATATAAATGCTCTAAAGCCTTTAAATGTTTCCTCAAAAAAAAGTCCCCCACACCATTCTCAATTCACTATCCAAGTAAAAATCACGCCTTAGCCCCAATTCCAAAAAAAGTATAAAAAAATAATCCCCACGCAAAAATCGCCCTTTTTCCCGACTTATCCACAGGTTAAAAATCAGATAAAATTTCAGAATAATAATAAAGCTCCCCAAAAATATCAGGCATAAAACAGTCTTACAACATCTTTTCTTTTTCCAATTTTATATCAAACTTATGTTTCACTTTCAATACAATCCGTCCAATTTATTGCGCTTATTCTTACACTAATTCTATCAAGC
Above is a genomic segment from Clostridium bornimense containing:
- a CDS encoding TetR/AcrR family transcriptional regulator, coding for MNKNSEETKERIKKAFIKLYKENRIEKITISQLTKEAKVYRGTFYYYYKDIYDLLEQIEGRFFKEVIEDVFGVIEGILSGDIEKRAVEITDHFKKYEEIMTLFFVDKPNYILIRRLKEAAKSKILMILGINNNNLSNEDKYILEYISSAQVGIITKWIENKRDIDTVKLARIIKKVNLLGPVTSLKNNSINK
- a CDS encoding MerR family transcriptional regulator, whose protein sequence is MYSMKQACEATNLTYETLKYYCNEGLVPNVKRDKNNHRIFDDSDIAWIKSLSCLKKCNMSIREMKEYLALCLQGQSTIPERKIILEMKRKQLLTAMDELQKSIDYIDWKQGFYDDVLSGKIKYYSNLIKVDE
- a CDS encoding ABC transporter permease, with amino-acid sequence MRIRALTSRIIKQILNDKRTIALVLLAPLLMLTLVYYILDYDGITYNIGIINAPNEFIKDLEDNDNYNVEVINIGKDEAEDLIKEDKVIAAIEFSDDSSTINIDINGSNASDAKKVLSIIKGGGLSNLESMVKEKNIAFMQPEYKTNYIYGNEDSSEFDNFGAPLIGVIVFFFVFLIAGINFLTERTSGTLEKLLSTPIRRNEIIIGYVLGFSILAILQTSLITFFVVYILKLTVVGSIWYVFLICLLTAISALTLGILLSTLANSEFQMVQFIPIIILPQIFLCGLFTLSEGWNMVGHAVPLYYTTNALTEVMIKGNGFSSIWLDCLVLILFSTVFMILNAQLLRKQRSI
- a CDS encoding GNAT family N-acetyltransferase, which codes for MNYIEASIDDLEQIIEMRLEYIASDQGAIKTEYIKAMKEKLPGYFTENIGKSIFVFVAKDNERIVSIVMLNIITKPSNPHFINGRVGEVLNVYTKKEYRKQGIASKLISMLLEFSKEKNLDYVELESTDEGYELYKKMGFKDSKSDYVYMKYEL
- a CDS encoding NUDIX hydrolase; the protein is MLKLSFYELNTIDDNKLDFAVIACRYNKKWIYVKHKKRNTWEIPGGHKETNENIDTAAKRELYEETGAKKFDLYPICIYSVDRENDKSYGQLYYADVYCFGNLPDYEIEKIKLFDSIPSNLTYPLIQPTLLEKVKQFGVIK
- a CDS encoding acyltransferase family protein yields the protein MNKYLSSKIKVISFIAIIMVVFLHCYNFQDNFLVSTTIITEGLNLATFVEYFLCNGLNRVAVPIFFMISGYLFFLSFKFTTYGYFSKIKSRFVSLAIPYILWSLISMGICLIFWGVDIMPVDNMKLNLEAGGLLQVFLNPPNFQFWFMLQLMLYVIISPIIYLIIKFKPTRIIYLLGLFVMWFIDKSIPGIGGVTIVTEAIFFYSIGAYLAITNKKDIILKDKQKNTIITTTVIWIAILIIKTFMCATFNLDADTTIILVLYKLSVLIGIFSVWFGLDHLMKNEKFTNKILSLTPHTFFIFCFHEPLLDFVIQYSINNISTSIPFSLISYFVYPTITIILAIIVSKVLIKYIPFIHNILTGSRGTRKIEIKN
- a CDS encoding aldo/keto reductase, with translation MEYITLNNGLKMPILGYGVYQVSKEECQQCVMDALKVGYRSIDTAQSYFNEEQVGNAIVKSGIPREDIFLTTKVWIEHYSYEETLASVKESMEKLQTNYLDLLLLHQPFADIYGAYRALEELYEAGKVKAIGISNFYPDRMIDIASFSKIKPMVNQVEVHPLHQQEEAKQWMDKYNIQIEAWAPFGEGRGDIFNNPVLAKIGEKYGKSVAQVILRWHIQRGVVVIPKTTHIERMKENFNVFDFTLSQEDMNLIADLDKKESAFFSHQDPAMVEWFVNMVEERKKTSQF
- a CDS encoding leucine-rich repeat domain-containing protein; protein product: MKKYINKKRYIILIAVLVLILIPSVFYGINYYKDSEESSMVIKDKNGFCIENGVLYAYVGKNEEIIIPSNVTEIYSNALSGDYNHGINLKKVTIPGTVERIDDHAFAFTNAKYIYIEEGVKEIGSNAFQDSYIKEIHFPSSIEEIGELIMDTEEGLYDTKIYIEEDSAIHEYFKKKMPYGDVEICFEN
- a CDS encoding ABC transporter ATP-binding protein gives rise to the protein MKNEFYISIKDINKSYEKKQILFDISLNIPKGTIYGLLGPSGCGKTTLVKTIAGISNADFGDIRILGEKVPNIKVLSYIGYMAQSAALYPTISAYENLKFFGRLYNIKKNDLEKRISYVANIVNLFDHLSKKVDSFSGGMKQRLSLAIALLPNPKILILDEPTVGIDPVLRKSIWKELKLLSQSGVTILITTHIMDEAIKCDYLAMMRAGHIIATGTPKEIQEQSGTTNIEDAFIYYGENNKTVKGGDDNEN